The proteins below are encoded in one region of Acidithiobacillus ferrooxidans ATCC 23270:
- a CDS encoding type II toxin-antitoxin system RelE/ParE family toxin has product MRTIDRSSAFKRDYKREAKGQHRATLDDTLRPVLVALATDQPLDA; this is encoded by the coding sequence ATGCGGACGATTGACCGTTCCTCCGCGTTCAAACGCGACTACAAGCGCGAGGCCAAGGGCCAACACCGGGCCACGCTCGATGACACGCTCAGGCCGGTATTGGTGGCACTGGCGACTGATCAGCCCCTCGATGCATGA
- a CDS encoding type II toxin-antitoxin system RelB/DinJ family antitoxin, producing MSTTTDTYVRARIDTNTKERAASALEAMGLSVSDAIRLLMLRIADEQRMPFHVKVPNATTKKAIAELEAGKGKKFTSVDDLMADLHADD from the coding sequence ATGAGCACTACCACCGACACCTACGTCCGCGCCCGCATTGACACCAACACCAAGGAGCGGGCCGCCAGCGCGCTTGAAGCAATGGGGCTGTCGGTTTCCGACGCCATCCGTCTGCTGATGCTGCGCATCGCCGACGAACAACGCATGCCTTTCCACGTGAAGGTGCCCAACGCCACCACCAAGAAGGCCATTGCCGAGCTGGAAGCGGGCAAAGGCAAGAAGTTCACTAGCGTGGACGATCTGATGGCGGATTTGCATGCGGACGATTGA